The following are from one region of the Acomys russatus chromosome 32, mAcoRus1.1, whole genome shotgun sequence genome:
- the Ip6k2 gene encoding inositol hexakisphosphate kinase 2 isoform X1: MSPAFRTMDVEPRTKGVLLEPFVHQVGGHSCVLRFNETTLCKPLVPREHQFYETLPAEMRKFTPQYKGVVSVCFEEDEDRNLCLIAYPLKGDHGTVGTVDNSDCEPKSKLLRWTNKKHHVLETEKNPKDWVRQHRKEEKMKSHKLEEEFEWLKKSEVLYYSVEKKGNISSQLKHYNPWSMKCHQQQLQRMKENAKHRNQYKFILLENLTSRYEVPCVLDLKMGTRQHGDDASEEKAANQIRKCQQSTSAVIGVRVCGMQVYQAGTGQLMFMNKYHGRKLSVQGFKEALFQFFHNGRYLRRELLGPVLKKLTELKAVLERQESYRFYSSSLLVIYDGKEWPEVTLDSDAEDLEDLSEESADESAGAYAYKPIGASSVDVRMIDFAHTTCRLYGEDSVVHEGQDAGYIFGLQSLIDIVTEISEESGE; this comes from the exons ATGAGCCCAGCCTTCAGGACCATGGACGTGGAGCCCCGCACCAAGGGCGTCCTGCTGGAGCCCTTTGTCCACCAGGTTGGGGGCCACTCGTGCGTTCTCCGATTCAACGAGACAACTCTGTGCAAGCCCCTGGTTCCAAGGGAGCATCAGTTCTACGAGACTCTCCCAGCTGAGATGCGCAAATTCACTCCCCAGTACAAAG GTGTGGTGTCAGTGTGCTTTGAAGAAGACGAAGACAGGAACTTGTGTTTAATAGCATATCCATTAAAGGGGGACCATGGAACTGTGGGCACTGTAGACAATTCAGACTGTGAACCAAAAAGTAAGCTGCTGAgatggacaaacaaaaaacatcatgtcttagaaacagaaaagaatccCAAGGATTGGGTACGCCAGCACCGGAAAGAGGAGAAGATGAAGAG CCATAAGTTAGAAGAAGAATTTGAATGGCTAAAGAAATCTGAAGTCTTATACTACAGtgtagaaaaaaaaggaaatataagttCCCAGCTTAAACACTATAACCCTTGGAGCATGAAATGCCATCAACAGCAGTTACAAAGGATGAAGGAGAATGCAAAGCATCGGAACCAGTACA AATTCATCTTATTGGAGAACCTGACTTCCCGCTATGAGGTGCCTTGTGTCCTAGACCTGAAGATGGGCACACGCCAGCATGGCGACGACGCTTCAGAGGAGAAGGCAGCCAACCAGATCCGAAAGTGTCAGCAGAGCACCTCTGCGGTCATTGGTGTGCGCGTGTGTGGCATGCAG GTGTACCAGGCAGGTACTGGGCAGCTCATGTTCATGAACAAGTACCATGGGCGGAAGCTTTCGGTGCAGGGCTTCAAGGAGGCACTTTTCCAGTTCTTCCATAATGGGCGGTACCTGCGCCGGGAGCTCCTGGGCCCTGTGCTCAAGAAGCTAACTGAGCTCAAGGCCGTGTTGGAACGACAGGAATCCTACCGCTTCTATTCAAGTTCCCTACTGGTCATTTATGATGGCAAGGAGTGGCCAGAAGTAACCCTGGACTCAGATGCTGAGGACTTGGAGGACCTCTCTGAAGAGTCGGCTGATGAGTCTGCTGGTGCCTATGCCTATAAGCCCATCGGTGCCAGCTCAGTGGACGTGCGCATGATCGACTTTGCACACACCACCTGCAGGCTGTACGGCGAGGACAGTGTAGTGCATGAGGGCCAGGATGCTGGCTATATCTTTGGGCTCCAGAGCCTGATAGACATTGTCACAGAGATaagtgaggagagtggggagtga
- the Ip6k2 gene encoding inositol hexakisphosphate kinase 2 isoform X2, whose protein sequence is MSPAFRTMDVEPRTKGVLLEPFVHQVGGHSCVLRFNETTLCKPLVPREHQFYETLPAEMRKFTPQYKGTINCQHGVVFSGEWGNLL, encoded by the exons ATGAGCCCAGCCTTCAGGACCATGGACGTGGAGCCCCGCACCAAGGGCGTCCTGCTGGAGCCCTTTGTCCACCAGGTTGGGGGCCACTCGTGCGTTCTCCGATTCAACGAGACAACTCTGTGCAAGCCCCTGGTTCCAAGGGAGCATCAGTTCTACGAGACTCTCCCAGCTGAGATGCGCAAATTCACTCCCCAGTACAAAG GGACCATCAATTGCCAGCATGGTGTGGTCTTTTCTGGGGAGTGGGGTAACCTTTTATAA
- the Nckipsd gene encoding NCK-interacting protein with SH3 domain, with protein sequence MYRALYAFRSAEPNAMAFAAGETFLVLERSSTHWWLAARARSGETGYVPPAYLHRLQGMEQDVLQAIDRAIEAVHNTAMRDGGKYSLEQRGVLQKLIHHRKETLSRRGTSASSASVMTPSTSDHHLDAAASRQPNGVCRTGFERQHSLPSSEHLGTDGALYQVPPQPRRAAPTTPPPPVKRRDREALVISGSGGRATVPSGGSSASSGSSVSSTSVDTLYTGSSPSVLGLSCSPTPPPVPRRGAHTTVSQAQPSPSKAPSPEPPVEEAAADTNPAPEDQEALEALSPEHSTEEKPAAETAVPRTIGAELMELVRRNTGLSHELCRVAIGVVVGHIQASVPASSPVMEQVLLSLVEGKDLSTALPSGQVCHDQQRLEVIFADLARRKDDAQQRSWALYEDEDVIRCYLEELLHILTDADPEVCKKMCKRNDFESVLALVAYYQMEHRASLRLLLLKCFGAMCSLDAAIISTLVSSVLPVELARDMQTDTQDHQKLCYSALVLAMVFSMGEAVPYAHYEHLGTPFAQFLLSIVEDGLPLDTTEQLPDLCMNLLLALNLHLTAPDQNVIMAALSKHTNVKIFSEKLLLLLNRGDDPVRIFKHEPQPPHSVLKFLQDVFSSPATATIFYHTDMMAMIDITVRQIADLSPGDKLRMEYLSLMHAVVRSTSYLQHRHRLSDLQATLRRILTEEETSPQCQMDRMIVQEMYKEFPELGEVPS encoded by the exons ATGTACCGCGCGCTGTATGCGTTCCGCTCGGCGGAGCCCAACGCCATGGCGTTCGCGGCGGGCGAGACCTTCCTGGTGCTGGAGCGCAGCAGCACGCATTGGTGGTTAGCGGCACGGGCGCGCAGCGGCGAGACGGGATACGTGCCGCCTGCCTACCTGCATCGCCTGCAG GGCATGGAGCAAGATGTCCTCCAAGCTATTGACCGGGCCATTGAGGCTGTGCATAACACAGCCATGCGAGATGGTGGCAAGTACAGCCTGGAACAGCGTGGAGTCCTTCA GAAGCTGATCCATCACCggaaagagaccttgtctcgaaggGGCACCTCAGCGTCCAGTGCTTCGGTCATGACCCCATCCACCAGTGACCACCATTTAGATGCTGCTGCATCTCGGCAGCCCAACGGGGTGTGTCGAACCGGGTTTGAACGGCAGCATAGCCTACCCAGTTCTGAGCATCTCGGGACAGATGGAGCCCTCTACCAG GTCCCACCACAGCCTCGACGAGCAGcacccaccacccctcccccaccagtgAAGCGCCGTGATCGAGAGGCCCTGGTGATCTCAGGGAGTG GTGGCCGTGCTACAGTACCCTCTGGGGGCAGTTCCGCATCCAGTGGCTCATCGGTCAGCAGCACCTCCGTGGACACACTGTACACTGGCTCCAGCCCTTCTGTGCTAGGTCTCAGCTGctcacccacacccccacctgtACCTCGCCGCGGTGCCCACACCACCGTGTCCCAggcccagccctctccctccaaGGCACCTTCTCCTGAGCCCCCTgtggaggaggcagcagctgatacAAACCCAGCCCCTGAAGACCAGGAAGCTCTGGAGGCACTGAGCCCGGAGCACTCCACCGAGGAGAAGCCAGCTGCTGAGACAGCTGTGCCACGGACCATTGGGGCAGAGCTGATGGAGCTTGTGCGGAGAAACACTGGTCTGAGCCATGAATTATGTCGTGTGGCCATTGGTGTCGTGGTGGGACACATCCAGGCCTCCGTACCAGCCAGCTCACCTGTCATGGAACAGGTCCTCCTCTCACTGGTAGAGGGCAAG GACCTGAGCACAGCCCTACCCTCAGGGCAGGTCTGCCACGACCAGCAGAGACTTGAGGTGATCTTTGCAGACCTGGCTCGGAGGAAGGATGATGCTCAGCAGCGCAGCTGGGCGCTGTATGAGGATGAGGATGTCATCCGCTGCTATCTGGAAGAGCTGCTGCACATCCTG ACTGATGCAGACCCTGAAGTGTGCAAAAAAATGTGCAAAAGGAATGACTTTGAGTCTGTCCTAGCCTTGGTGGCCTACTACCAAATG GAACACCGCGCGTCTCTACGGCTGCTGCTTCTCAAGTGCTTCGGTGCCATGTGCAGCCTAGACGCAGCGATCATCTCCACACTCGTATCATCCGTGCTGCCTGTGGAATTGGCACGGGACATGCAGACTGACAcgcagg ACCACCAGAAGCTCTGTTACTCCGCCCTCGTCCTGGCCATGGTCTTCTCCATGGGAGAGGCAGTACCCTACGCACACTATG AACACCTGGGCACCCCCTTTGCCCAGTTCCTGCTAAGCATCGTTGAGGACGGCCTTCCATTGGACACCACCGAACAGCTGCCAGACCTCTGCATGAACCTGCTGCTGGCTCTCAACCTGCACCtgacag CTCCTGACCAGAATGTCATCATGGCTGCCCTGAGCAAACACACCAATGTTAAGATCTTCTCTGAGAAGCTGCTTTTGCTTCTGAACAGAGGGG ATGATCCTGTACGGATCTTCAAACATGAGCCACAACCACCGCACTCTGTCCTCAAGTTCCTGCAAGATGTGTTCAGCAGCCCTGCCACAGCCACTATCTTCTACCATACAGACATGATGGCAATGATTGACATCACTGTGCGGCAGATTGCAGACCTGTCGCCTGGAGACAAG CTGCGCATGGAGTACCTCTCCCTGATGCATGCCGTGGTCCGCTCCACATCCTACTTACAGCACCGCCATCGGCTATCAGACCTGCAGGCTACACTGCGGCGCATCCTGACTGAGGAAGAGACCTCACCCCAGTGCCAGATGGACCGCATGATTGTCCAAGAGATGTACAAGGAattcccagagctgggagaggTCCCCAGCTAG